The sequence cggggagcaaccttatcgctacaacaacaacaacaacaaaagttcgTATTCCAGAGATACACTATTTAACTGATAGTTTTGTTATCTTGAAAGGTAACTTGTGGAACAATTCAAAAAGATTTTCAGGTTCGTTTTTGGTTTTTGGAAAAGGCATTATTTAAACAAACTTTTGTTAGGACCCTTGAAAGTGTACGAATACTTCTTGTATACTATACCCTTACAGTTTTTAATGCTGTTTCATACACTTTTGAGCACTGCTCAATGCGCTGTCTCATTGTACGTTTTTTAAATACTGACTTATTTATATGTTCGTCCAACTGGTCATTTGatgaaatatctttttttttcgcCTGATCCTTTAAATCATTCAAAGAATAGCCTTTAAACTCGCGTTGTGCTAAGAAATCCCACAACTTTTCTTGCGATGGATAGCGGTCCATCAAATCCTCAATGATTTTCAATTGTAAACTCGCTGTGATATTAATAAAAGATGCATCTTCACAACGCTCAACCAACCCAATAAAGAATGGCAAACTATTTATAGCCGTGCAGCAATTCTTATAAACGCATTCCGCTTGCCTTAAAGCACTTTCGTAATCCAGTTTCTTTCCCGCCTGCAAACGTTTGCTAGCCACAAAGATAAGTAAATCAAATAATGTTTTACTTAATATTTCCTCATTTGGATGCCGCTGTAAGCCGCGTGTGCAAATTTCTTGCCACACTAGACTCTCGCTGTCAATGCTAAAAGCCCAAAGCGCTGCCTCAACCCAATGTTTTGCATTGGAGCCATGAAACTATattataaaagataatataaataTGATAAAGGTGCTTTTAAATTACTGTAGAAACCCACTTACGGTCAACATTTTTTCATAGATGCCAAGTACTTGCATTGGATTTGAATGTTTGCTAAACTCAATGAAATGATTCCATAAGCCTTCCGCTTCTGGAAACTTTTTTAAACATTCACGATATAATTTTGTTATGTGATTTATAAGATTATTTTTTAAGCCCCTTAACTCAATTTTATTTTCCACTTCTTTACGTTCAACTAAGCGAAACATCTTTCGCTCAAGTATAATATATTCCACATAGGTGCGACTATTTACACTTTTCTGTGTGAGTTGTAGACCAAACGACTCCCTCTTTTGTTTATAATCACTGcaattttattcatattttataattttggtgGTAGTTGAATATAAAACTTGCATTTACCTGATCTCATTATCATCACAAATTTCGTATTTTTTCAATTGTTCATACACTGGCAAGGCACGCTCTTGTAACTCTTGCACAACCTCCATCGTGTATAATCAAttatgttttataaattttttttaaatagataaagtAACCAGAAAAGGCAAAAAAAGTTGTTtatgttttgcacaaatttatgtaaataaaatttaagttggcTGCAATTTGTTGCGGGAAACTGGAAACACGTTGTTCTGACACTCAGCTGATAATGCAGTGTAGGGGTGGcaacgaaaaattttaaaaatttttatttatgtgcaaattttattctttttatactcagcgtgctttgcaaacagagtatattaactttgaatggataacggttggttgtacaggtataaaggattcgagatagatatagactttcatatatcacaatcatcagtatcgaaaaaattgattgagccatgtcggtccgtccgtccgttaacacgataacttg is a genomic window of Eurosta solidaginis isolate ZX-2024a chromosome 4, ASM4086904v1, whole genome shotgun sequence containing:
- the LOC137250684 gene encoding U3 small nucleolar RNA-associated protein 6 homolog, with the translated sequence MEVVQELQERALPVYEQLKKYEICDDNEISDYKQKRESFGLQLTQKSVNSRTYVEYIILERKMFRLVERKEVENKIELRGLKNNLINHITKLYRECLKKFPEAEGLWNHFIEFSKHSNPMQVLGIYEKMLTFHGSNAKHWVEAALWAFSIDSESLVWQEICTRGLQRHPNEEILSKTLFDLLIFVASKRLQAGKKLDYESALRQAECVYKNCCTAINSLPFFIGLVERCEDASFINITASLQLKIIEDLMDRYPSQEKLWDFLAQREFKGYSLNDLKDQAKKKDISSNDQLDEHINKSVFKKRTMRQRIEQCSKVYETALKTLKTRTMCQYYINAMLIVNENNGADLPTRRKHLAMALKMGHESGLMSEEHYCVFLRLLILTESGRKIAETMLSEICSAYKSVKLYEVWISYYISLNASDMIEKIQAKAVKDLGDKSGPIFELAIKYFKTRYDEDRSTLDRLYREAIKFNSPKFDVFRAQYLDFCMINSPFDKVRKEYDYLSQLPPPCLKLHEKMAELESQIILQTKQDTERRRQVYENMVLQFGKENTSVWMQYVRFECLYGDRNRVTHIYNRAKSTLKENLVYPFQMEFDLKKEHFKDEAD